Proteins encoded within one genomic window of Salipaludibacillus agaradhaerens:
- the erm gene encoding 23S ribosomal RNA methyltransferase Erm: MRKHNKRNRKVRKCIEGPNFSGQHFMHHKPTIRELIQLASIGSEDTVVDIGAGKGALTFPLSDRGCGVLAVEYDKALATYLKEKAKCFNNIHVFHQNILGFPLPKRPFKVVANIPYAITTEIMKKLLSDSASMLQNGVIVMEYGAAKRFTSFPQKNPDIILWRMWFDLKIIKRLPASYFSPPPSVSSAVLKIRRKTTPLVSYKNGQHFHALVSYALAYPKQPLSRALSGIFTPRQVTHLVKTLNVSRETSINQLREEQWKTVFETMSKHVERRYWPSVKKKR, from the coding sequence ATGAGAAAACACAATAAACGAAACAGAAAGGTACGAAAATGTATTGAAGGTCCCAATTTTTCTGGCCAACATTTTATGCACCATAAGCCGACGATACGTGAACTAATTCAACTTGCGTCTATTGGTTCTGAAGATACAGTCGTAGACATAGGTGCAGGTAAAGGCGCTTTGACATTTCCTTTGAGTGATAGAGGTTGTGGAGTGTTAGCGGTGGAATATGATAAGGCACTTGCCACATATTTAAAGGAAAAAGCTAAGTGTTTTAACAATATTCACGTTTTTCATCAAAATATCTTAGGATTTCCTCTTCCTAAACGACCGTTTAAGGTGGTTGCCAATATCCCTTATGCTATTACAACGGAGATTATGAAGAAGCTCCTCAGTGACTCGGCGTCAATGCTTCAGAATGGGGTTATTGTTATGGAATATGGTGCAGCTAAAAGGTTCACAAGCTTCCCGCAGAAAAATCCTGACATTATCTTGTGGCGTATGTGGTTTGATTTAAAGATTATAAAGCGTCTTCCAGCAAGTTATTTTTCGCCTCCTCCGAGTGTGTCATCAGCTGTGTTAAAAATACGAAGAAAAACGACACCACTCGTTTCTTATAAGAACGGCCAACATTTTCATGCGTTAGTCAGCTATGCACTCGCCTATCCGAAGCAGCCGTTGTCACGGGCACTTAGCGGCATCTTTACCCCACGTCAAGTAACACATCTTGTAAAAACATTGAACGTGAGCCGTGAAACGAGCATTAATCAATTGCGTGAAGAACAGTGGAAGACCGTGTTCGAGACGATGAGCAAACATGTTGAACGTCGTTATTGGCCGTCGGTGAAAAAGAAACGATAG
- a CDS encoding aldo/keto reductase, with protein MRKLTLGNSNLEAGDISLGCMRMAGLSLEKATEVIETSFASGIDLFDHADIYGGGKSEDVFAQALKQSSVRREDIILQSKCGIRDGFFDFSKKHIMTSVEDSLKRLQTDHLDILLLHRPDALVEPEEVAEAFSELKTSGKVRHFGVSNHHPLQVDLLKKYVTEELIINQLQLSLVHTPMIDAGLNVNMFNEAAVVRDSHLLEYSRLHHMTVQAWSPFQHGMIEGVFIGNTDYPKVNAKLEEVAEKKGITSSAVAIAWILRHPGRMQPVIGSMNPDRIQQICQASNITLSREEWYELYRSAGNELP; from the coding sequence ATGCGTAAGTTGACATTAGGTAACAGTAACTTAGAAGCGGGGGATATTTCTCTAGGGTGTATGCGTATGGCCGGGTTATCGTTAGAAAAGGCAACGGAAGTCATTGAAACATCATTCGCCTCAGGCATTGATTTATTTGATCATGCTGATATTTATGGAGGGGGGAAATCTGAAGACGTATTTGCTCAAGCCTTAAAGCAGTCTTCTGTACGGCGTGAAGACATTATTCTTCAATCAAAATGTGGTATTAGAGATGGCTTTTTTGATTTCTCAAAGAAACATATTATGACCTCTGTCGAGGATAGTTTAAAGCGCTTGCAAACTGATCACCTCGATATTTTGCTGCTTCATCGCCCTGATGCTTTAGTAGAACCGGAGGAAGTAGCTGAAGCGTTTAGTGAGTTAAAGACAAGCGGAAAGGTGCGCCACTTCGGTGTGAGCAATCACCATCCTCTGCAAGTAGATTTACTTAAAAAGTATGTGACAGAGGAATTGATTATTAATCAGCTCCAACTCAGTCTTGTCCATACACCTATGATCGATGCCGGATTAAATGTAAACATGTTTAACGAAGCAGCGGTAGTAAGGGATAGTCATTTGTTGGAATATAGTCGTCTTCATCATATGACGGTACAAGCATGGTCCCCTTTCCAGCATGGGATGATTGAAGGTGTTTTTATCGGAAACACCGATTATCCAAAAGTGAACGCTAAACTGGAGGAAGTAGCAGAAAAGAAAGGAATTACCTCATCTGCGGTCGCTATTGCCTGGATTTTGCGTCATCCGGGGAGAATGCAACCTGTGATAGGATCGATGAACCCCGACAGAATTCAGCAAATTTGCCAAGCGTCAAATATCACATTATCCCGTGAAGAGTGGTATGAATTATATCGTTCAGCAGGAAATGAGTTGCCATAG
- a CDS encoding GNAT family N-acetyltransferase, which produces MTYIHISKSHLNDLHICCALGAKQYSAAIDAKKAWLSDRMKEGLVFYRLDDRAKVFIEYLPAEAAWAPIHAPNYMFINCLWVSGRHQGGGHATHLLDRCKEDAISRGMDGIVHIAGSKKFPFLSDPRFLKHMGFNVVDKVAPYFQLYAHKFHERGVQPTFKTNKPLPVKEHGIDIFYTVQCPFASGLLSDLEAVALAKGIPFHTYEITSREEAQKAPSPWTTFSIFYNGTFQTHRMMSVTKFEDFLENISTRGTEV; this is translated from the coding sequence ATGACCTATATTCACATAAGTAAATCACATTTAAACGACCTGCATATTTGCTGTGCACTCGGTGCTAAGCAGTATTCAGCTGCTATCGACGCAAAAAAAGCATGGCTCAGTGACCGTATGAAGGAAGGACTCGTTTTCTACCGACTAGATGACAGGGCAAAGGTTTTTATTGAATATTTACCGGCAGAAGCAGCCTGGGCACCTATCCACGCTCCTAATTATATGTTTATTAATTGTCTATGGGTGTCTGGCCGCCACCAAGGGGGCGGCCACGCTACCCATTTGTTAGACAGATGCAAAGAAGATGCCATCTCACGGGGAATGGATGGTATCGTCCATATAGCTGGATCGAAGAAATTTCCCTTCTTAAGTGACCCACGCTTTTTGAAACATATGGGCTTTAATGTCGTTGATAAAGTTGCCCCTTACTTCCAGCTATACGCACACAAATTTCATGAACGTGGTGTCCAACCCACATTTAAAACCAACAAACCGCTTCCTGTAAAAGAACATGGTATTGATATTTTTTACACTGTCCAGTGCCCCTTCGCAAGCGGATTATTATCTGACTTAGAAGCCGTTGCGTTGGCTAAAGGTATCCCCTTTCACACTTATGAGATTACTTCGAGGGAAGAAGCGCAAAAGGCCCCTTCACCATGGACAACCTTTTCCATATTTTATAATGGCACATTTCAAACGCATCGCATGATGAGCGTTACCAAGTTCGAAGACTTCCTAGAAAACATTTCTACTCGCGGGACTGAAGTCTAG
- a CDS encoding ABC transporter permease, translating into MIAIFLLQWKRLWREPVWVLSMVGLTVLFVFLLAGRVGDATMTVTTFSTPSLSDQTRDEWDDKLNASDVFVFDWVEEEEAKESLAKGNIEFALQIDEDDYRIVKVAENVSYHMVEQHVHRVFAEEMRLQEAERQVMDDTFREDVANNLEEPVLHLVTSSHLGEDDQFAQADRLQVLFGMTLFFSIYTVLFSLMNVSEEKRSGTWDRLILSPLKKWQMYLGNLLFSFVIGYAQILILFLFFQMTLDFGFNGQFGVIAVVTACFVFAIVALGVLLIGIVRSPQQLQVAIPLVAVSMAMLGGAFWPLEVITNDIILMITKAMPITYGMEALHQAVLNRYGVMDLAQPLAMLLLFGVVCMGVGANLMERR; encoded by the coding sequence ATGATTGCGATTTTTTTATTACAATGGAAACGATTGTGGCGAGAGCCTGTTTGGGTCCTTTCAATGGTGGGCTTAACCGTTTTGTTTGTGTTTTTATTAGCGGGTAGAGTAGGGGATGCTACGATGACAGTGACGACATTTTCAACCCCATCGCTATCTGACCAAACACGAGATGAATGGGACGATAAGCTAAACGCATCTGATGTGTTTGTGTTTGATTGGGTTGAAGAAGAAGAGGCGAAAGAGTCACTAGCTAAGGGTAATATTGAGTTCGCTTTACAAATAGATGAAGACGATTATCGGATTGTGAAAGTGGCAGAAAACGTAAGTTATCACATGGTGGAACAGCATGTTCATCGGGTTTTTGCAGAAGAAATGAGATTGCAGGAAGCTGAAAGGCAAGTAATGGATGACACTTTCCGTGAAGATGTTGCCAACAATCTTGAGGAACCAGTATTACACTTGGTAACGTCATCCCACTTAGGAGAAGACGATCAATTTGCACAAGCAGATAGGCTGCAAGTGCTGTTTGGGATGACGCTGTTCTTTTCCATTTATACGGTTTTATTCAGTTTAATGAATGTGTCGGAAGAAAAACGCTCAGGCACATGGGATCGTTTGATTCTGTCCCCTTTAAAAAAATGGCAGATGTACCTTGGCAATTTGTTGTTTAGTTTTGTCATCGGATATGCTCAAATACTCATCTTATTTTTATTTTTCCAGATGACATTAGACTTTGGTTTTAATGGACAATTTGGTGTTATTGCGGTGGTCACAGCATGCTTTGTATTTGCGATTGTCGCCTTAGGGGTCCTACTAATAGGTATCGTGCGGTCGCCTCAACAGCTTCAAGTTGCGATTCCTCTCGTAGCTGTCAGTATGGCTATGTTAGGCGGTGCATTCTGGCCGCTTGAGGTAATTACGAATGATATCATTCTCATGATAACAAAAGCCATGCCAATCACGTATGGCATGGAAGCATTGCACCAAGCAGTTCTTAATAGGTACGGGGTCATGGATTTAGCACAACCGCTGGCCATGCTCTTACTCTTCGGTGTTGTGTGTATGGGTGTTGGTGCTAACTTGATGGAAAGGCGTTAA
- a CDS encoding SDR family NAD(P)-dependent oxidoreductase encodes MTDLQGKIGIVTGGGSGIGREVALTLAKRGAHVTIADISEEGGNETVQLIEALGAKALFVKTDVSRLDDVKNYVHTTLNTFSRIDMFFNNAGIEGQVIPLADYPEELFNKVVDINLKGAFYGMKYVIQAMLKNGGGAIVNTASNAGIVGSPGVSPYAGTKHGVIGLTKTAAGEYAAQNIRVNAIAPGPTATNMMERFTQGSEEAHNQVKAGIPAGRYGTPQEVANLVAFLLSDEAPIINGAVYPIDGGLTAL; translated from the coding sequence ATGACAGATTTACAAGGAAAAATTGGAATTGTAACAGGGGGCGGCAGCGGAATTGGGCGTGAAGTCGCTTTAACGCTTGCTAAAAGAGGGGCTCATGTCACAATTGCAGATATTTCTGAAGAAGGCGGTAACGAAACTGTTCAGCTGATTGAAGCATTAGGTGCTAAAGCGCTCTTTGTAAAAACAGACGTCAGCCGTCTTGATGATGTAAAAAATTACGTTCACACAACACTCAACACGTTTAGTCGTATAGATATGTTTTTTAACAACGCAGGGATTGAAGGCCAAGTCATTCCTCTTGCTGATTACCCAGAAGAACTTTTCAACAAAGTCGTTGATATCAACCTTAAAGGTGCTTTTTACGGGATGAAATATGTCATCCAAGCGATGTTAAAAAATGGCGGTGGGGCTATCGTCAATACTGCATCTAATGCAGGGATTGTTGGCTCTCCGGGTGTTAGCCCATATGCTGGCACAAAACATGGCGTCATTGGGCTAACTAAGACAGCTGCCGGTGAATATGCGGCGCAAAATATACGCGTGAACGCTATCGCCCCTGGTCCTACAGCGACCAATATGATGGAGCGTTTTACTCAAGGGTCAGAAGAGGCTCATAATCAAGTTAAAGCCGGTATTCCAGCTGGAAGATATGGGACTCCTCAAGAAGTAGCTAATCTCGTTGCTTTCCTTCTTAGCGATGAGGCACCCATTATTAATGGTGCCGTTTATCCAATTGACGGCGGGCTAACTGCACTGTAA
- a CDS encoding AraC family transcriptional regulator: MESLEKMNEAMAYIEEHLTEMINFKEVARIACCSEYHFKRMFSFLAGVTLSEYIRRRRLTMAALTLRETSLRVIDVAMMYGYQSPDAFARAFQSVHNVKPSEVRLGDLTLKAFPKMTFQLTIKGGNEMNYRLEEKEHFSIVGVKKRVPLVYRGENQVIASLWKTLSEDTALEIKQLSNITPSGLLSVCTNFSEGREDGGTLDYYIAAATTKAAPDHLSVLEVPSLTWAVFEVEGPYPEALQETWGQIYSEWFPTSLYEAAEGPEILWHAEDEKEDLSTHKSAIWIPVKKRQDLK; encoded by the coding sequence ATGGAATCGCTAGAGAAAATGAATGAGGCCATGGCCTATATTGAGGAACATTTAACCGAGATGATTAATTTTAAAGAGGTGGCGAGAATCGCTTGCTGTTCTGAGTATCACTTCAAGCGAATGTTTTCATTTCTAGCAGGGGTAACGCTATCTGAGTACATTCGCCGCAGACGTCTCACAATGGCTGCTTTGACATTGAGGGAGACATCGTTACGTGTTATTGATGTGGCAATGATGTATGGCTATCAATCACCTGATGCATTTGCAAGAGCGTTCCAAAGTGTTCACAATGTAAAACCATCAGAGGTGAGATTAGGCGATCTTACTTTGAAAGCTTTTCCTAAAATGACCTTTCAATTAACGATAAAAGGAGGGAATGAGATGAACTATCGTTTAGAAGAGAAAGAGCATTTTAGTATTGTGGGCGTGAAAAAACGGGTTCCACTTGTTTACCGTGGAGAGAATCAAGTAATAGCTTCTTTATGGAAGACGTTATCCGAGGATACTGCGTTAGAAATTAAACAACTATCTAATATAACACCTTCAGGATTATTAAGTGTCTGTACCAATTTTTCTGAAGGAAGAGAAGATGGGGGAACATTGGATTATTATATTGCTGCCGCGACTACAAAAGCGGCTCCTGATCACTTATCAGTACTAGAAGTTCCGTCATTGACGTGGGCAGTGTTTGAAGTGGAAGGACCTTATCCGGAAGCATTGCAAGAAACATGGGGACAAATATATTCGGAATGGTTTCCGACTTCATTATATGAAGCGGCAGAAGGCCCGGAAATACTTTGGCATGCAGAAGACGAGAAGGAGGATCTTTCAACGCACAAAAGTGCTATATGGATTCCAGTGAAGAAACGGCAGGATTTAAAGTAG
- a CDS encoding pectate lyase family protein, with translation MTKVFKLLLALALVLPVISFSSPASQAASNQPTSNGPQGYASMNGGTTGGAGGRVEYASTGAQIQQLIDNRSRSNNPDEPLTIYVNGTITQGNSPQSLIDVKNHRGKAHEIKNISIIGVGTNGEFDGIGIRLSNAHNIIIQNVSIHHVREGEGTAIEVTDESKNVWIDHNEFYSEFPGNGDSDYYDGLVDIKRNAEYITVSWNKFENHWKTMLVGHTDNASLAPDKITYHHNYFNNLNSRVPLIRYADVHMFNNYFKDINDTAINSRVGARVFVENNYFDNVGSGQADPTTGFIKGPVGWFYGSPSTGYWNLRGNVFVNTPNSHLSSTTNFTPPYSYQVQSATQAKSSVEQHSGVGVIN, from the coding sequence ATGACTAAAGTCTTTAAATTGTTACTGGCATTAGCTCTCGTTTTACCAGTTATCTCATTTAGTTCTCCTGCCTCGCAAGCTGCTTCAAATCAGCCAACTTCTAACGGACCACAAGGCTATGCGTCAATGAATGGAGGGACAACCGGTGGTGCAGGCGGCCGTGTCGAATATGCAAGCACCGGAGCGCAAATTCAGCAATTGATAGATAATCGCAGCCGAAGTAATAACCCTGATGAACCATTAACGATTTATGTAAACGGAACGATTACACAAGGAAATTCCCCACAGTCCCTTATAGATGTTAAAAATCACCGTGGAAAAGCTCATGAAATTAAAAACATCTCTATTATCGGTGTAGGAACAAATGGAGAGTTTGATGGCATTGGGATAAGACTATCAAACGCCCATAATATCATTATCCAAAATGTATCAATTCATCATGTGCGAGAGGGAGAAGGCACGGCTATTGAAGTGACAGATGAGAGTAAAAACGTGTGGATCGATCACAACGAGTTTTATAGTGAATTTCCAGGTAATGGAGACTCAGATTATTACGATGGTCTCGTAGACATAAAAAGAAACGCTGAATATATTACGGTTTCATGGAATAAGTTTGAGAATCATTGGAAAACGATGCTCGTCGGTCATACTGATAATGCCTCATTAGCGCCAGATAAAATTACGTACCATCACAATTATTTTAATAATCTTAATTCACGTGTCCCGCTTATTCGATACGCTGATGTCCATATGTTCAATAACTATTTTAAAGACATTAACGATACAGCGATTAACAGTCGTGTAGGGGCCCGTGTCTTTGTAGAAAACAACTATTTTGACAACGTAGGATCAGGACAAGCTGACCCAACGACTGGTTTTATTAAAGGGCCTGTTGGTTGGTTCTATGGAAGTCCGAGTACTGGATATTGGAATTTACGTGGAAATGTATTTGTTAATACACCGAATAGTCATTTAAGCTCTACAACAAACTTTACACCACCATATAGTTACCAAGTCCAATCAGCTACTCAAGCTAAGTCGTCTGTTGAACAACATTCTGGAGTAGGTGTTATCAACTAA
- a CDS encoding methyl-accepting chemotaxis protein, which produces MDIVQALIASVPYIKEIMREEVMITIFDDKEYVFYSPSNELDFKHKKGDPLPPKYVDFQMVDPNKTVVVPVPAEEFGVSFDSISLPIKNEEGRLVAGMNVAVSRKRQEKLEDIMDTMQGISSQLLDKIQHIAAHSEELSASSEQISENAKYAVENSAKVTDVTSVIRGISEQTNLLGLNAAIEAARVGAEGAGFGVVANEVRKLSLDTKQATTNIESSLSNIKNSIEKMQLDFNDINDSSQQEVKLITEFMDDIEKLNKTSEEMKSFMAQLVTYE; this is translated from the coding sequence ATGGATATCGTCCAAGCGCTCATCGCTTCGGTGCCTTATATTAAGGAAATCATGCGTGAAGAGGTAATGATTACTATTTTTGATGATAAAGAGTATGTGTTTTACAGCCCAAGTAATGAGCTTGATTTTAAACATAAAAAAGGGGACCCATTACCCCCTAAGTACGTGGATTTTCAAATGGTTGACCCGAATAAAACGGTTGTTGTCCCAGTTCCAGCTGAGGAGTTTGGAGTATCGTTTGATTCTATTTCACTCCCTATTAAAAATGAGGAGGGACGTCTAGTAGCAGGAATGAACGTGGCGGTAAGCCGGAAGCGTCAAGAAAAATTAGAAGATATTATGGATACAATGCAAGGCATTTCTAGTCAGCTGCTAGATAAAATACAGCATATCGCTGCTCACTCAGAAGAGTTGTCTGCATCGAGTGAACAAATATCAGAAAATGCCAAATATGCTGTAGAAAATTCAGCGAAGGTGACAGATGTGACAAGTGTAATCCGGGGTATTTCTGAGCAAACAAATCTTCTTGGTTTAAATGCAGCCATTGAAGCCGCAAGGGTAGGCGCAGAAGGCGCTGGATTTGGAGTAGTGGCAAATGAAGTACGTAAATTATCATTAGACACAAAGCAAGCTACGACAAATATCGAAAGTTCACTAAGTAATATTAAAAACTCTATTGAAAAAATGCAGCTTGATTTCAATGATATAAACGACTCTTCTCAGCAGGAAGTAAAATTAATTACAGAGTTTATGGATGATATTGAAAAGTTAAATAAAACATCCGAAGAAATGAAATCTTTTATGGCTCAACTTGTCACATATGAATGA
- a CDS encoding ketoacyl-ACP synthase III gives MDHIKIKDVAIYHPDNVVDNDFYIDHFNRQGKDIRKFLAHMGREKRYIIDNDHENGLTMAINASKRALAKAGLTGRDLDMIVFSTQVPETTFPSNAMYVHDAIDASHETIVYDSNANCAGMTVAVEQAAHYLNSNRYMQRALIVGSDFNSLISNPQEEITYANYGDGAAAVILEKTTESNGFIDSISFNNSATRDKIKYPESGLSQALRGTAEADYIKWLPFDGAVCMPPTFDMIETLLARNNLTAKDIKMFCLSQFALSNIEKFQQHFELDDERIAYVGNKYGYTGTSSPFFAFHDSLEEARIQRGDYVLFWSVGAGFQVVAALFKY, from the coding sequence ATGGATCATATTAAGATTAAAGACGTGGCTATTTATCACCCTGATAATGTTGTAGATAATGATTTTTATATTGATCACTTTAATAGGCAAGGAAAAGATATTAGAAAATTTCTCGCTCATATGGGGAGGGAAAAGCGTTACATTATTGATAATGATCATGAAAATGGTTTGACGATGGCGATAAATGCTAGTAAGAGGGCATTAGCAAAAGCTGGGCTCACAGGCAGGGACTTGGATATGATTGTCTTTTCCACACAAGTGCCTGAAACCACTTTTCCTTCAAATGCGATGTATGTTCACGACGCTATTGATGCTAGCCATGAGACGATAGTCTATGATTCAAATGCCAACTGTGCGGGAATGACGGTAGCAGTGGAGCAAGCGGCGCACTATTTAAACTCAAATCGGTATATGCAGAGAGCACTCATTGTTGGCTCCGATTTCAATAGTCTCATCAGTAATCCACAAGAAGAAATTACGTATGCTAATTATGGGGACGGGGCAGCGGCAGTGATTCTCGAAAAAACGACTGAATCAAACGGCTTTATTGATAGTATTAGTTTTAATAACTCCGCCACCCGTGATAAAATAAAATACCCCGAAAGTGGTTTGTCACAAGCATTACGAGGAACTGCTGAAGCTGACTACATAAAATGGCTCCCTTTTGATGGCGCTGTATGTATGCCCCCAACATTTGATATGATAGAGACGTTACTTGCTCGTAACAACTTAACAGCGAAAGATATTAAGATGTTTTGTTTATCCCAGTTTGCTTTAAGTAATATTGAAAAATTCCAACAACATTTTGAACTCGATGATGAACGGATTGCTTATGTTGGTAATAAATACGGCTACACAGGGACGAGCAGTCCATTTTTTGCTTTTCACGATTCTTTGGAAGAGGCACGAATACAAAGGGGCGATTATGTCTTATTTTGGTCAGTTGGAGCAGGTTTCCAAGTAGTGGCGGCTCTATTTAAATATTAA
- a CDS encoding AraC family transcriptional regulator, producing MTSEHTHHESSTNWEYFIYKLLDVEVIQTTKESSKLTNTFELLIVKSGKARLTIDQESFLLFKEEVCIIHPSQVYSLKAKHKPFEYLLMTFECFIDMNDGPRPFVRLQDKESDRFPLRGRCAVSDTSYMMEIGKQLIHQKEDNSKIDLFQQRILFERLLHVIIHHIKESAPKDTLKAIEKSRLYMEDHFHENMSIEHLASRIDVSPKYFSSLFKKEFGISVTEYITRLRINKAKSLLVKDIKIRDVANEVGYNDEYYLSRKFKQLVGVSPSAYRERRTKKIAAYDFFSVGHLLALNIYPFAAPIHPKWTSYYFHHYRKDIPIHLSAFQVNKDWQANIALLEKHSPDVILAKDNVTQGEKAYLDTIAPVIYYPQSVNWRKQFQLIAVVLGEEEEAQTWLKHYDEKVAYTRQQLKNTQGGGTIMPLRFHRGALYYDNSRTIEDVLYGDLHLSLCPCEKSFKRNDPINIEDIIHLNPDSILLNVCQETKTLESWESLKQSSLWHDIRAVRNHSIHFISSDPWREYSASAHDRVLNEVLAVLG from the coding sequence ATGACGAGCGAACATACCCACCATGAATCTTCTACTAACTGGGAGTACTTTATTTATAAATTGTTAGATGTGGAGGTCATTCAAACGACTAAGGAATCATCGAAACTGACCAACACATTTGAACTTCTTATTGTTAAGAGTGGAAAGGCACGCCTTACTATAGATCAAGAAAGCTTTTTGCTATTTAAAGAAGAGGTGTGTATCATTCATCCATCTCAAGTTTACAGCCTGAAAGCAAAACATAAACCATTTGAGTATCTTTTAATGACATTTGAGTGTTTTATAGATATGAATGATGGTCCTCGTCCATTTGTGAGATTACAAGATAAAGAAAGCGATAGATTCCCTCTAAGAGGAAGGTGTGCCGTAAGTGATACCTCTTATATGATGGAGATAGGAAAGCAGCTGATACACCAGAAAGAAGATAATAGTAAGATAGATTTATTTCAGCAAAGAATATTATTCGAAAGATTGTTGCACGTGATCATTCACCATATAAAAGAATCAGCTCCAAAGGATACACTCAAAGCGATTGAAAAAAGCCGTTTGTATATGGAAGATCATTTTCATGAAAATATGTCTATTGAACATCTTGCTTCTAGAATTGACGTTAGTCCAAAATATTTTTCGTCTTTATTTAAAAAAGAGTTTGGTATTAGTGTCACGGAATATATCACAAGACTGAGAATAAATAAGGCAAAATCATTGTTAGTTAAGGATATTAAAATACGGGATGTTGCCAATGAAGTCGGCTATAATGATGAATACTATTTGAGCCGCAAATTTAAACAATTAGTCGGGGTGTCACCTTCTGCCTATCGAGAGAGACGGACAAAAAAAATAGCCGCCTATGATTTTTTCTCAGTTGGTCACCTGTTAGCATTAAATATCTATCCGTTTGCTGCCCCAATTCACCCTAAGTGGACGTCGTACTATTTTCATCACTATCGCAAGGACATCCCCATTCATTTAAGTGCTTTCCAAGTTAATAAAGATTGGCAAGCGAATATTGCTCTTTTAGAAAAGCATTCGCCGGATGTCATCCTAGCTAAAGATAACGTTACTCAAGGAGAAAAAGCCTATTTAGATACAATTGCGCCAGTTATTTATTATCCTCAGTCAGTTAATTGGCGCAAACAGTTTCAATTAATTGCAGTCGTTTTGGGTGAAGAGGAAGAAGCGCAAACATGGTTAAAACATTACGATGAAAAAGTGGCTTATACGAGACAGCAGCTGAAAAATACCCAAGGTGGCGGAACGATTATGCCCTTACGATTTCATAGGGGTGCTCTCTATTATGACAATAGTCGGACGATTGAAGATGTCCTTTACGGTGATTTACATCTCTCTTTATGCCCGTGTGAGAAGTCGTTCAAGCGGAATGATCCTATCAACATAGAGGATATTATCCATCTAAATCCAGATAGTATCCTTTTGAATGTTTGCCAAGAAACGAAGACGCTTGAAAGTTGGGAAAGTCTGAAACAATCATCGTTATGGCACGATATTAGGGCCGTAAGAAATCATTCTATTCACTTCATTTCCTCTGACCCTTGGAGGGAATATTCAGCTAGTGCCCACGATCGGGTATTGAATGAAGTATTAGCTGTACTCGGTTAA
- a CDS encoding GNAT family N-acetyltransferase, whose amino-acid sequence MMEITHINSQHELEKAFAIRQAVFVDEQGVSLEEEFDEYEELADHLLVCTEGQAVGTGRIRFVEKKAKLERICILDTHRKEGIGALIIKELETIALKQGYKHFTLHAQTHAKGFYEKLGYSSCSDTFMEEGIPHIIMEKRISRTTSK is encoded by the coding sequence ATGATGGAGATCACACATATTAACAGTCAACATGAACTAGAAAAAGCATTTGCTATTCGACAAGCGGTCTTTGTGGACGAACAAGGGGTATCTCTTGAAGAAGAATTCGATGAATACGAAGAATTAGCTGATCACCTTCTTGTTTGTACAGAAGGTCAAGCTGTAGGCACAGGTAGAATACGATTTGTCGAAAAAAAGGCCAAGCTTGAGCGTATTTGTATTCTTGATACTCATAGAAAAGAGGGAATCGGAGCTCTCATTATTAAGGAATTAGAAACTATCGCATTGAAACAAGGCTACAAACACTTTACCCTCCATGCCCAAACACATGCCAAAGGATTTTATGAAAAGCTCGGCTACTCTTCATGCTCTGACACGTTTATGGAAGAGGGGATTCCCCATATCATCATGGAAAAAAGGATCAGCCGAACTACTAGCAAATAG